The DNA segment ACCGTGCCGTCGGCGTCGGCGCGGTGCAGGGTGACCGTGCGGAAGGCGCCCGACTGGGCCAGCGCGGTGTGCAGTTCATGGATCAGGGGCCGCCAGACCGGCATCGTGGGACCGGCGTCGTACACCAGGTTCAGGCTCAGCCAGCGTTCCCGGGCGGGCCGCAGCACCGGGAGCCAGCGGTCGGGGCCGGCGCCGAGGCGGGCGATGCGGTCGGCGGTCGCGCGCTCGTCCAGCTCCCGGCCCACGGGCGCGTCGACCCGGCGCCGCAGCGGGCGCAGCGCGCGCTGGAGGGCGAGCGGGTGGCGCAGCATCGGGGGCGCGGGGGCCAGCAGGGTGCTGTGGGGCGCGTGGTCCGGGGACGGCGCGGGGGAGGGGAGGCGCAGCGGGACCCGGGCGGGGGCGCCGGGGCGCGGCCGGTGGGTCTCCGCCTCGGGCGGCCGGGGGTGCTGGGCGGGGCCGGGCGGGGACCCCGGCGCCGCGGCCCTGCCGTCACCCGGGCCCTCGGCGTCCTCGGGGTTCTCGGGGCCCCTGTCGTCCCCGGCGCTCTCCCTGGTCCCCCCGGTCTCCCCGGTCGCTCCGGTGACCGCCGTGCCCTCGGCGCCCATGTGCCCTGCCAGCCACAGCAGTTCGGCCAGTTCGCGCGGGGTCGGGGGCGCGCCCTGGCCCGCCTCGGCCAGTACGGCGGCGAGGCGGGCCAGGGCGTCCGGGGCGGCCGGGCGGCCCGGCGCGGTGTCCGGGCGGCCGACGGCGTCCGGTGAGTCCGGGATGTCAGAAGACATCGGTCTGCGCGCTCTGTCCCAAATGGGGCATCAGCCGCTCGGCCAGCTGGTCCAGGGAGCCGGTGTCCAGGTTGCTGGTGCGGGCCAGGTAGATCGCGTTCAGAAGCTGGTCGGTGGCCAGGTCGCCGGCGCTGGTGCGGTCCAGGAAGCGGCCGATCAACTCCTGCGCGTAGGCGTCGGGTTCGCCCAGATGGGCGCGGACGATGTCGGCGAGGTGCCGGTCGTCCGGGCGGCGCAGGCGCAGGGTGACGCAGCGGCGCAGGAAGGCGGGCGGGAACTCGCGCTCGCCGTTGCTGGTGAGGACGACGAACGGGAAGGCGCGGCAGCGCACCTGGCCGCCCGCCACCGGGACCGGTTCGCCGGTGCCGTCGGCCGGGACCCGGGCGGTGCCGTCCGGGGCGAGCCGGGCGGCGCGCACCAGCTCGGGGATCTGGTACTGGCCCTCCTCCAGCACGTTCAGCAGATCGTTGGGCAGGTCGAGGTCGCTCTTGTCGATCTCGTCGATGAGCAGCGCGCGGGGGCGGGCGTAGGGCAGCAGGGCGGTGCCGAGCGGGCCGAGGCGCAGATGGTGTTCGATGCCCGTCTCGTCCGGCACGCCGGCCCCCTCGTCCGGCGCCCCGGGTCCCGCCTCCTGATGCGCGGCCTGCTGCCGGGCCGCGTACAGGCGCGACAGCGGGTCGTAGCTGTAGAGCCCGTCGTGGAGCGTGCTGCGGCTGGTGATGTTCCAGCGCAGCACCGGGCCGAGCCGCAGCTCCCGCGCGACGGCGTAGACCAGGGAGGACTTGCCGGTGCCGGGCGGGCCGGTGACCAGCAGCGGGCGGCGCAGATACAGGGCGGCGTTGACCAGTTGCACCGTGTCCTCGGTGGCCCGGTACGTCTCGGCGCGGTGCACCCGGTCGGGGGAGACGGCCGAGCGGTCGGCATCCGCGTCCGGCGGATCCAGTACGGGGCCGCCGTCGAAGGCGCGCCAGGGCGGCGGCGGGGGGAGCCGCTCGATGCCGTCGTGCGGCGCGTTCGTACCGGTGTAGACGGGCCACAGGGGCATGGCTTCTTCTTCTCCGTGGTGGGGGTGCGGGCGGTCAGTCGACGGGGGAGCGCAGGCTGGCGGCGGGCTCGGGGAAGCAGCGGGGGTCGTCCCAGAGCAGCTGGAGGTCCCGGGCCCAGTGCCGGTCGGGTTCGTCGGCGGCGTCCGCGGTCAGCCGTAACGAGAGGATGTGGCGCGGGAGTTCGGCGGGCGGCACCTCGGCGACGGCGGCGGCGAGCTGGTCCAGGAAGACGGTCCCGGGGCAGCCGGCGGCCTCGGCGCGGGGCGGGGCGGCGATCGCGGTGGCGGCGGCCGTGTCCCGGGGGCCGCTCCACGCCCGGCGTGGGTCCTCGTACCCGCCCGTGCCGTGTCCCGTCGCCCCCGCCCACCGGGCCGCGCCGTGTTCCCCGGCGGGGCAGCCCGTACGGGACCACAGCAGGACCGGGACCGGGACGGTGAGGCCGATCTCGAAGTGCGCCCGAGCCGCCGTGGGCGGGACCGCGAACCCGGCGAGCCCCGCCTCGCCGTCCCACAGCCGCTTGCGCAGGCTCGGCGGTCGCTCCTGGCTGCCGCACTCCACCCGGTGCACCGGCACCGGGCGCCCGGCGTCCAGTTTCTGCCACTTCTTGCGCAGCTGATGGCGCAGCCGGTTGCTGCTATGCCGGGCGCGGTCGGTCACCACCAGGGGGTAGGCGCAGCCCAGCGGGGTGCTGTCGTCCGCGCCGCACTCCCAGTGCGCCACCGCCTCGTTGAGCCACTCGCGCGGCAGCACGAAGGTCACCAGTTCCTCGGCGTCCGGGTCGAGATGGGCGACGGCCTCGTCGATGCGGTGCTGGACGTACGACCGTACGCCCGAGCGGGGCAGCCGCCGGGTGCCCACCGGGCGGCGCTGCCCGTCGCGATACGCCGACACCTCCACGGTCACCTGGTCGGGGCCGGCGCCGCTGTGGTCGATCTCCACGACGACCGGCGCCCAGGACGGGGACACCCGCGTGACCTGCACGGCCTGCGCGACATCCGGGCCCCGCGTGACCTGTGCGGCCTCGGTGGGCCGCGGGGCGTCCGTGAGCCGCTGAGCGTCCGTGAGCTGTGGGGCGTCCGTGAGCCGCGGGGTGGGCGCGGCCGCCGGTCCCGCGCCCACCAGCTCCCGCAGCCGCCCCGTGAACCGGCCCACCGCCGCCGGGTCCGGCACCTCCCACTGCACGTACGCGGCGGCCGCCCCGAGCGTCGGGAACCCGCCCTCGGGCAGCGGCGGCCCGAAGGCGCCCACCGCGTCCACATACAGCCGGTCGGGATCGCACTCCCGGGCGCCGGGGGCGCTCCGCAGCAGCGCGTACAACTCCCGCAGGACGTCGGCGCGATGGCCCGGGGTGGGCACCAGCTCGCCCAACTCCGGCCAGTGCCGGGCCAGTACGTCCAGCGGCAGCATCCGGCCCTTGCGCACGTCCGGCGCCTGTGAGGCGGAGGTGACCATGCCGACCACCCGGCCGTCCGGCAGGGTCGCCGCCGCCCCGCTGAACCCGGCCTCGATCGGCTGCCCGTGCCCCTGCCAGGCCACCAGCTCCAGCCACTCGCCCGCGATCAACTGCCCCGAAAGCGCCCGGTATTCGGCGAGCGTGCCTTCGTCGTAGCCCGCCGGGAAGCCGTAGGCGAGCAGCCGGGGGTGCGGCTCGGCGTAGGCGGCCTCCGGCGGCGCGAAGCCGGCCGGTGCGAGACGCACCGCCCGGTCGAGTTCGAGCACGGCCACGTCGCCGGGGTCGGTGAGGCCGCCCGCCCAGCCGCCGTGCGCGACGACCGACGCGGACACCTCGCCCAGCTCCCTGGCGTGCGGGAAGACCACGGTCACCGCGTCCGGACCGCCGGCGCGCACGACATGCGCGCAGGTGAGCACCCGGCGGTCGGTGATCAGGAATCCCGCGCCCACCTCCTGGCCGCAGTGGATCCGGGCATGCCAGGCGGCACTGTTCATGGGCGCTCGGCGGACTCCGGCCCGGCGGCGGCCTGACCCGGTACGGCGGGCAGCGCGTCGCCCGCCGAACTCCCCGGCTTCCAGTGGAGCTTGACGACCAGCTGGCCCTCCGCGGAACCCTTGGCGATGATCGCGCCGGCCTCGGCGGACATCTTCACCCCGAACTCGATCTCCACCGCGTCGGGCCGCAGGGCGCCGTCCCGGAAGACCCGCAGCGCGGCCTCCGCCGCCGCCCGCACGCCGTCCAGCGCGCCCTCGAAGGTGGCCGCCGCCCGCACCACCTCGTCGCCGCGCGAGACCAGCCGGGTGCCGGGCCGGGGGGTGACACCGGCCCCCTCCACCACGACGAGCGCGCCGTCCTCGGTCCTGAACTCCACCAGCTGGTCCATGCGGCCGCTCGCTCCCCCTCGTAGAAGACCTGTCCCGTCGCAGAGCTGTGGGCAACCCCCATGGTACGGACGGCGCTTCGCACGTCCCACTCAATACGCCCCGGCGGGTCAACCGGCCCGGCATGGCGAGAACCCGCCACCGTGACAACCCGCCACGCGCGGCCCCCTGCGCGCTCCCGGCGCCCGCAGCACACTCTTCTCCAGCCGCACGGCATGTGCACGACAGGCTCGGGTGGGCCGTTCCGGGCGCGCGACCCGGACAGGGAAGAGCACGTGGAAGAGGGCGTGGATGACCAGAGGAGCAGTCGGACGCCGGGCGGCGCTGCTGTCGGCGGGGCTCGTGCTGGCCGCGGTGCCGGTCCCCGGGGCGGTCGCCGCGCAGGGGGCGGCACCGGTGGTGAAGGCCGCGCCGGGGGAGCGGTCCGGGCCCGCCCCGAAGACCGTCACCCTGGTCACCGGCGACCAGGTGACCGTCACCGGCCTCGGACACGGCAGGAAGACCGTCACCGTCGAGCGCCCGCCCGGCGCCACCGGAGCCGTACGCACGCAGGCGAGCGACGGCGACCTCACCGTCGTACCGGACGAGGCACTGCCCTACCTGCGCTCCGGGAAGCTGGACCGGCGGCTGTTCGACGTGAGCGCGCTGATCCGGCAGGGACTCACCGACACCCGGGCCGGCTCCCTGCCCCTGATCGTCGGTTACGGCGAGGGCACCCGCGTCCCCGCCGCCGCCCCGGCCGGCACCACGCGCACCCGGAGCCTGCCCAGCCTGCGCGGCGCGGCCGTCGAGGCGGGCAAGGGGCGTACGTTCTGGCGGTCGTTCACCCGCGGTGACGGGGTCGACCGGGTGTGGCTGGACGGACGGGTGACGGCCGACATGGCCGGGAGCAACGCCCAGATCGGCACGCGGGCCGCGTGGGACGCGGGGCTGACCGGCAAGGGCGTCACCGTCGCCGTGCTCGACTCCGGCGCCGACCTGACCCACCCCGACCTCGTCGACCGGATCGGCCGGACCGCGAGTTTCGTCGACGGCGAGGAGGTCGCCGACCGCGACGGCCACGGCACCCATGTCACCTCCACCGTCGGCGGCAGCGGCGCCGCCTCCGGCGGCAAGGAGAAGGGCGTGGCGCCGGACGCCACCCTCGCGGTCGGCAAGGTGCTCAGCGACGCGGGCTCGGGCAGCGAGTCGCAGATCATCGCCGGGATGGAGTGGGCCGCCCGGGACGTGCGCGCCCGGATCGTCTCCATGAGCCTCGGCTCCAGCGACCCGGGCGACGGCACCGACCCGATGTCCCAGGCCCTCGACAGCCTCTCCCGGGAGACCGGCGCGCTCTTCGTCGTGGCCGCCGGGAACACCGGCGCGCCCTCCTCCATCAGCTCGCCCGGCGCCGCCGACGCCGCCCTGACCGTCGGCGCGGTCGACCCCGCCGACCGGCCCGCCTCCTTCACCAGCGCGGGCCCCCGCGCGGGCGACGACGCCCTCAAGCCCGACCTGTCCGCCCCCGGCGTCGGCATCCTCGCCGCCCGCTCCCAGCTCACCGACGGCAGCGGCTACTACACGACCATGAGCGGTACGTCGATGGCGACACCGCACGTCGCCGGGGTGGCCGCGCTGCTCGCGCAGGAGCATCCCGACTGGACCGGCGCCCAGTTGAAGGACGCCCTGATGTCGACCTCCGAACAACTCGGCTTCTCCGCCTACACGGTGGGCGCCGGACGGGTGAGCGTCCCCGACGCCGTACGGGCCACGGTGACCGCCACCGGCAGCGCCGACCTCGGCTTCTGCCGCTGGCCCTACCCCGCGGACAAGCCGGTCACCCGGACCCTGACCTACACCAACTCCGGTGACCAGGCGGTCCACTTGACCCTGGCGGCCCAGGGCGCCCCGGACGGCGTCGCCACCCTCGCCGACTCCTCCCTCACCGTCCCCGCGCACGGCACCGCCACCACCACCGTCACCGGCGACGGCGCCCAGGCGCCGGTCGGCACCACCAGCGGCCAGATCGTGGCCGCCGACGACACCGGCGCGGTGCGCGCGCACACCGTGTTCGGGCTGGTCAAGGAGGACGAGCGGTACACCCTCACGGTCCATGTGAAGGACCGCGCGGGCGCCCCCGCGGCCGCCGACCTCACCGTGCGGCGGCTCGCCCCGGACGCGGACCCCGAGTCCGACCACGTCGACGGCTCCGGCACGCTCGGACTCCGCCTGAAACCGGGCACCTACGCCCTCACGTCGTTCCTCGACGTGCACGGCAGCCACGGCGCCGACTCGCTCGGCCTCGGCTTCCTCGCCGCGCCCGAGATCGCCCTCGACCACGACCGCGAAGTCACCCTCGACGGCACCAGGTTGCGCGAGATCAAGGCGGCGGTCCCGCGCCGCACCGAGACCCATCAGCTCCTGATGGAGTACGACCGCGCCGAGAACGGCGCCGACCTGTCCGGCGCGGTCCAGGTGCCCCTCGCCTACGACAGCGTCTTCGCCGCGCCCACGCCCCCGGTCACGAAGGGCGGCTTCGAGTACCGCACGGTGTGGCGGCTGGCGAAGCCGCGGCTGGAGGTCAGGGGGATCGGCGAGGCGACGGTCCAGTCGGGCGGCACCCTGACCGCCGGACGGCGGCGGCTCCCGCTGGTGGACGCCGGCGCCGGCCCCGTGCCCGCCTCCGCCGCCGGCAAGGCGGTGCTGGCCCGCCTCGCCGACGGCGCGGACCCGCCGGCGCTCGCCCGGGCCGCGCAGGACGCGGGCGCCAGGGCGCTGTTCGTCACGGACGACGCGCCGGGGCGGCTGATGGACTGGTGGGGCAACGACGACAACACCGACCGCCCGCTGCTGATCGCCACGGTGGACCAAGCGGACGCGGCCCGCCTGCGGGCGTCCTCGACGGTCGACCTGACCGGCACGCCCGACTCTCCCTACGTGTACGACCTGTCCGAGGGCCACACCGGGGCGATCCCCGACCACGACCTCACCTACCGGCCCGCACCGGGCCGACTCGCCGCCCTGCACGTGTCGTTCCACGCGGCGCGGCCGACGACCGGCGGCGAGTTCCGCTACTCCCTCACCGATGCCTTCCCCGTCGGCATCGGCTTCCAGGAGAGCGTCGACCTGCCCGCCGGGCGCACGGACTACGTCTCCGCCGGCCCCGGCCAGCTGTGGACCGAGTCCGTCACGATCGGCATGGGCACCCTGGAGGAGCGCAGCGGTCCGGTCCGCTACCGGGGCGGCAGCCGGCCCCGGCTCCACTGGTTCCAGCCGGTGTGGCACCCCTGGCTCGGCACCGGGCTCGGCTGGGGCGAGCAGCGCACCGGGGACCAGATCCAGCTGAACACGCCCGGCTGGGGCGATTCCGGCCCCGACCACACCGGGTTCGGCGATGTCTGGGGCGACAGCGGGATGACCCAGACCACCTCCGTCTACCAGGACGGCACCCTCGCCGACAGCGAGTCCGGCCCGACCGCGTTCGTCCGGGACGCGCCGGACGACGCGCACACGTTCCGGGTGGTGACCGACACCGCCCTCGACGCGGACCACTGGACGCTCACCGCCCGGGGGCACACCGAGTGGACGTTCCGGTCGGCCCGGACACCGGACGACCACGCGACGACGCTGCCGCTGATCAACCTCTCCTACGGCCTGGACACCGACCTCGCGGGCACGGTGCCCGGCGGGCGGCGGCTGCCGGTGACGCTGGGCGCGGGCTATCTGGCGGGCGCCACCGGGACGGGCACGCTCGGCGGGGGCCGGCTGGAGGTGTCGTACGACGAGGGCGCGAGCTGGCGGGAGGTACGGCTGACCGGCGCCGGGGCGTCCTGGCACGGGACGCTGGCGGTGCCGGGCGGGGCGACGTCCGTCTCGCTGCGGGCGTCGGCCCGGGACGACAGGGGCGCCTCGGTCGCGCAGGAGATCGTCAGGGCGGTGGGGGTGAGACAGCCCTAAGGGGCGCTGTCCTGAACGGAGTTCCGCACGATGCCCCGGATGATCCCCAGCTCCAGCAGGTCCTGCGGGCGGATGCGGAGCTGGTCGGCGGTGCTCTCGATCTCCTCTCGCGGGCGCTTGAGGATGGCCGCCGCCAGCTCCGGGGCGATCACCGAGAAGTAACTGTCCGGCGTGGCCCAGGTGTTGCCCGGCGCGGCCAGGGCGAGGGCGCCGCCGGAGCCGCCCTCGCCGATCACCAGCGTGGTCACCGGCACCCGCGCCCCGGCCACCGCCCCGAACACCTCGGCGATGGCCGCACCGGCCCCCTGTCGCTCGGCCTCGGCGTCGTTCGCGGCGCCCGGGGTGTCCACCAGCGTCAGCACCGGTACCCCGAACCGGTCCGCCAGCCGGATCAGCCGCGCCGCCGTACGGTACCCGGCGGGCCGCGTCCCGGCCCCGGTCTGCGCGGCGAACGCGACCGTACGGCCCTGATGTTCACCGAACCCGCAGAGGATGCCGTCGGGGTCGGTACCGCCGCACCGGTCGCCGCTGAGGGGGACACGGGTGGTGAAGTAGGCGTCCAAGTAGGCGTGGGCGCGCGGACGTTCGGGGGAGCGGGCGCGCTGCACGGCGGACCAGCCGGTGTCGGGGAGGCCGGTCGGGGCGAGAGCCGCGGGGACGGGGGCCGGGACGGGCGGGGGCCGGTCGGCGGGGGTGGACGCGGGGACGGACGGCGGCCGGCCCGCCGGGCCGGTCGCGGTCGGGGTCGGCGCCGGGGCCTGGCCGTCCGTCCCGGACAGCAGCCGCAGCCACACCCCCAGGACCTCCCGCACGTCCTGCGGTCGTACGACCGCGTCCGCCGCCCCCGCCGCGACCTGGGCCTCGGCCGTGTACGCGGCCGGGTCGGCGTCGGACGGGCGGACGCGGGAGCCGGCGAAGCCCACCTGGGCGCCGGGGAGGGCGAGGACGATGTCGGCGCCCGCGCCCAGGGTGGCCCAGCCGCCGCCCGTGGTGGGGTCGCGCAGCACGGCGATCTGGGGCAGTCCCGCCGCCCGGGTGAGCGCCGACTGGCGGGCGACCCGCTGGAGCTGGGTCAGCGCGACCATGCCCTCCTGCATCCGGCTGCCCCCGGTCGCGATCAACGGCACGACGGGCAGCCGGTGTTCACGGGCGTGCGCGTACGCCGCCTCCAGCCGGTCCCCGGTGCGCTCGCCCAGGGAGCCGCCGAGGAAGCCGAACTCGAAGGCGATCAGCACGGCGCGGGTGCCCCCGACGGTGGCGGTGCCGCAGACGACGGACTCCGCCTCGCCGGTGCGTTCGGCGGCGCGGGCGCGCGAGGCGTCGTACCCCTGCCAGGCGAGTGGGCCGTCGGTCCCGGACTCGCGTGCCGGGGACGGGAGTTCGGCGAAGGTGCCGCCGTCCGTGACGAGGGCCAGCACCTCGCGCGCGGTGCGCCGCTGATCAGGCATCGGTACCGGTGTCGATATCGGCGTGGGCATGGGCGTCGGTATCGGTGAGGGCCCGCTTCATGATCTTCCCCATGTCGTTGCGGGGCAGGACGTCCAGGTGGCGCACGACGCGGGGCCGCTTGTGCGGGGCGAGCCGGCGGGCCACATGACCGGCCAGCTCCTCGACGTCCGGCGGGCTTTCCGGATCGGCCGGGACGATCCAGGCGACGATCCGCTCGCCCAGGTCCGCGTCCGGCTCCCCGGTGACCGCCGCCTCCCGGACGCCGGGGTGATCCAGGAGCGCGTTCTCGATCTCGCCCGCGCCGATCTTGTAACCGCCGCTCTTGATGAGGTCGGTGGCCTTGCGCCCGACGATCCGCACATAGCCGTCCGGCTCGCGCACGGCCATGTCGCCGGTGCGGAACCAGCCGTCGGCGGTGAACGCGGCGGCGGTGGCGTCCGGCCGGTTCAGGTACTCGGTGAACAGGTTGGGCCCGCGGACCTGGATCTCCCCGACGCTCTCCCCGTCGCGGGCGCCGATCTCGCTCCCGTCCTCCTCCACGAGCCGCAGCTCCACGCCGGGCAACGGCACACCGACCGTGCCCGCGCGGGCCTCGCCGTCCGCGCGGACGCTGGTGTTCATCAGGGTCTCGGTCATGCCGTACCGCTCGACGACCCGGCGTCCGGTGGCCGCCGCGATCCGCTCATGGTCGTGGACCGGCAGCGCGGCCGAGCCGGAGACCAGCAGCCGGGCCCCGGCGAGCGCCTTGGCCAGCCCGGGGTCGCCGGGCAGGGTCTCGGCGATGCGGTGGTACATCGTCGGCACCCCGAACAGCATGGTCGCGCCGTCGGACAGGGCGCGGGCCACGCCCTCCGTGGAGAAGCGCCCCAGGTGCCGCACCGAGCCGCCGCGGCGCAACGGGCCGAGAACGCCGAGCACGAGCCCGTGCACATGGAAGAGCGGCAGCCCGTGCACCAGCACATCGGCCTCGGTCCACTGCCAGGCGTCGGCGAGCGCGTCGAGGGTGGAGGTGAGGGCCCGGCGGGGGAGGACGGCGCCCTTGGGCGGGCCGGTGGTGCCGGAGGTGTAGACGACGAGGGCGGGGGCGTCGTCCGGGAGTTCGGGGTGCGGGAAGTCCGCGCGGGCGTCGGCGTCGACATCGGCGCGCGCCAAGTCGCCCAGGGCTGCGGGCAGTTGGGTGTCCGGGGCCGCGAGGACGAGGGAGGGGGCGCTGTCGGAGACGATGTGGGCCAGCTCCTTCTCCCCGGACCTGGGGTTGAGCGGCACGGCGGCGGCACCGGCGAGCAGGACGCCGACGACGGCGACCACGGTCTCCAGCTCGGGCGTCGCCCACACGGCCACGCGCTCGCCCCGGCGGACCCGCCGCGCCACCGCCCCGGCGGCGTCCGCGAGCCCGCCGTACGTCAACGACCGCTCACCGAACTCCACCGCGACCCGCTCCCGCGACCCACCGGCAAGCCCAGCAAAAAGTGAGGACACCGCACGCACCCCTTCACGCTCGCGACCATTCAGCCCCTTCCTACACCAGGATCGATGCCGGGACGACAGTGCCGCCCCCGAGGTGGGCGCGGGGGCGGCGCCGTCCCGGCGGTCTCAGCCCGCGGCGGCGGTCACGTCGGCGACGACACACGTCACGTTGTCCGGCGCCCCGGCCGCCAGCGCCGCATCGACCAGTTCCTCCGGCCCGGCCGCCGACGCCAGCAGTTCCCCGATCCGGGCATCGGGCACGGCCTCCGTGAGACCGTCGGAGCACAACAGGTACCGGTCCCCCGGCAGCGGCTCCTGCAGGCGCAGGTCCGGCACGGGATCCGCGCCACCGGTCAGCGCCTTGTACAGCAGCAGATCCTGGGGCGAGACCCGGTGGTCCTGCGTGATCCGGTACAGCTCCCCGCCCCGCAGCAGATACGCCCGCGAATCCCCGATGTGGGCGAGCGCCAGCCGGGACCCCGTCCACAGCAGCGCCGTGAGCGTGCTGCCGTCCTCGCCCGTGCCGCCCGCCAGATCCGCCACCGCCGTCCCCGCGGCGCGCACCGCGTCCTCCAGCGCCCCGAGCACCCCCAGCTCTCCCAGCTCGCCGTCCACGGGCAGCGACTCCGCCTCGTCCAGGTACCGCAGCGCTTCCACCGCCGCCCCGCTCGCCGCGAGACCCGCGGGCCCGAACCCGTCGGCGACGGCGAGCAGCCTGCGGCCCGCGTAGAGGGTGTCCTGGTTGGCGGGGCGGACGAGCCCGCGGTCGGTGTGCGCGCAGTGCCGCAGTTCCAGCGTCGTCATGGGGTCCCTCTCCGATGTGTCGGCCGTGCCGGTCAGCTGGTCGACGAGGAAGGCCGCGAGATCCCGCCGCACGGCCGTCTGCGCCTCGACGCGCGCCCAGTACGCGCCGATCTCCCGAGCGGCCTCGCCCGGTCGCAGCGCGCACACGGCGCGTATCTCGGCGAGCGGCATGCCGAGCCGCCGCAGCCAGGCCACGAGCCGTGCCCGCCCCAACTGCCCGGCGGTGTAGTACCGGTAGCCGGTCTCCGGGTCGACCCGGGCGGGCCGCAGCAGCGCCAGTTCGTCGTACAGCCGCAGCGCCTTCGGCGACAGCCGGCTCACCCTGGCGAACGCCCCGATCGTCAGCAGTTCCATCGCGCCCCCGTCCCTCGTCGTCCACCACCGATGCTGGGGCTTCACCAAAGGTGAAGGTCAAACCCCCTGTCCCGGTTCCGGGCCGCTTGTTAGCCTCGCGGGTGTTCGAACGTCGTACGACAGGGAGTCCCGCCGTGCCCCGCATAGCCCTCGCCACCTACGACCCCGGCACCGCCCCGAGCAGGGACGCGGACCTGCCGGTGCTGGTGCGGGCGCTGACCGACGCCGGCGCGCACGCGGACGCCCCCTACTGGGACGACCCCGGGATCGACTGGCCGTCGTACGACCTGGTGGTCGTCCGCTCCACCTGGGACTACAGCTGGCGCGCGACGGAGTTCACGGCCTGGCTGGAGCGGGTGGCCGCGGCGACCCGGATCGCGAACCCCGTCGAGGTCATCCGCTGGAACCTCGACAAGCGCTACCTGGGCGAGCTGGCCGCGGCCGGCGTCCCCACCGTGCCGACGAGCTACCTCGCCCCGGGTGAGGACGGCGCCCCGGTCCTGCCCGCGGACCACGAGTACGTGATCAAGCCGACCTCCGGCGCGGGCGCCCGCTTCGCCGCCCGCTACACGCCCGCCGACCACGAGACGGCCGTACGGCACCTCGCGCGGATGCACGCCGAGGGCTTCACCGCGATGGTGCAGCCCTATCTCCAGGGCGTCGACGTCACCGGTGAACGCGCCCTCCAGTTCTTCGGCGGCCGCCTGCTGCACGCCAGCCGCAAGGGCGCCGTCCTTTCCCCCGGCACCCCGTACGACGCCGCCAAGGTCGCCCACCCCGACCTCACCCCCTGGCAGCCGACGGACGCCGAACTCGCCGTGGCGGAAAAGGCGTTGGCGGCCGTGCCCGGCTCGACCGCGCCCCTCCTCTACGCCCGCGTGGACCTCGCCGACGGCCCGGACGGCGCACCCCGCCTGATGGAACTCGAACTGGTCGAACCCAACCTCTTCCTCTTCCTGCACCCGGACTCCCTGCCCCGGACCGCCGCCGCGATCCTCGCCGAGGCGACGGCTTAGGACCCCCGGGGCCGTGCGGCCCCGGTGCGCTGGAGCAGGCCCCAGGTGAACTCGGCGACCATCTCGTGGGGGACGCCGTCCCGGTCCGGCGCGGTGAAGGCGAGGCCCCAGCGGGTGGGGGCGGTGCCCTCCAGGGGGCGGGCCGGGGGGAAGGCGCGGGCGACCTCGTCCACGGTGCAGGACCAGGGGGCGAGGTCCTCGACGGTGCGCAGGGCGGGGGCCGCGGCGCCGGGTGCCCGTACGAGCCACTCGTTCCACACGGCGCCGTCGGGACCCACCAGCACCTCGAACCGGAGGCCGGGCCACAGCGGGAGCGCCCACCGGCGGGCCTCGCAGTCGACGTCCCCGAGCGTGCGGGGCTCGACGCTCTCGGGCTCCCCGAGCACCGACCGGTACCGCGCCGCCGCGCCCCGCGCCCGCGGCGACCGCACCATCGCCTGCCAGCGCTTGTTGGCCTCCCGCATCTCGCCGACCGAGACCCCCAGCGTCCTGCGGGCCTCGTCCACGAGCTCCGGTTGGTGATCGGCCATACGACGCAGCAGCACCAGCTGGAAATCAAGAGTCACGCCACCCATGGTGCCCGGTCGGTGTGTCACTCCGGCACCGTGATGCTCGGCGGAGCCGGCGCGGCCGCCGCCAGCGCACGGACCGCCGCCACGTCCGCCGGGCGGCGCAGCGCCGCGGAGATGGCCGCGATGTCCCGCAGGAGCACCGTGGGGTCGGCGTCCCCCGGCACCGGACG comes from the Streptomyces sp. SUK 48 genome and includes:
- a CDS encoding acyl-CoA synthetase, with product MSSLFAGLAGGSRERVAVEFGERSLTYGGLADAAGAVARRVRRGERVAVWATPELETVVAVVGVLLAGAAAVPLNPRSGEKELAHIVSDSAPSLVLAAPDTQLPAALGDLARADVDADARADFPHPELPDDAPALVVYTSGTTGPPKGAVLPRRALTSTLDALADAWQWTEADVLVHGLPLFHVHGLVLGVLGPLRRGGSVRHLGRFSTEGVARALSDGATMLFGVPTMYHRIAETLPGDPGLAKALAGARLLVSGSAALPVHDHERIAAATGRRVVERYGMTETLMNTSVRADGEARAGTVGVPLPGVELRLVEEDGSEIGARDGESVGEIQVRGPNLFTEYLNRPDATAAAFTADGWFRTGDMAVREPDGYVRIVGRKATDLIKSGGYKIGAGEIENALLDHPGVREAAVTGEPDADLGERIVAWIVPADPESPPDVEELAGHVARRLAPHKRPRVVRHLDVLPRNDMGKIMKRALTDTDAHAHADIDTGTDA
- a CDS encoding MerR family transcriptional regulator; protein product: MELLTIGAFARVSRLSPKALRLYDELALLRPARVDPETGYRYYTAGQLGRARLVAWLRRLGMPLAEIRAVCALRPGEAAREIGAYWARVEAQTAVRRDLAAFLVDQLTGTADTSERDPMTTLELRHCAHTDRGLVRPANQDTLYAGRRLLAVADGFGPAGLAASGAAVEALRYLDEAESLPVDGELGELGVLGALEDAVRAAGTAVADLAGGTGEDGSTLTALLWTGSRLALAHIGDSRAYLLRGGELYRITQDHRVSPQDLLLYKALTGGADPVPDLRLQEPLPGDRYLLCSDGLTEAVPDARIGELLASAAGPEELVDAALAAGAPDNVTCVVADVTAAAG